The following coding sequences are from one Myxococcales bacterium window:
- a CDS encoding arylsulfatase: MPSLLRFRALAFAGVGLTILSSLAAFSGCASARRSDTKAAAPRTSAPRKPNVVFVLVDDLGYGQLGAYGQKLIATPHLDRMAAEGLKFSDFYAGSAVCAPSRAVLMTGRHTGHVSVRGNAHREIQQLKPSEPTVAEVMKSAGYDTALVGKWGLGEAGSGATPNDRGFDFFYGYLNQVHAHNYYPEFLWRNGAQEKLRNEVEPAKNAYGDFRGGYATKKVDWTHELFMNEAERWIRAHKEGPFFLYLSLTVPHGNNEARDDLGDGQEVPDYGPYADQPWPNPQKGHAASITRLDEDMGKLLALLAALKIDDDTLVIFTSDNGPHNEGGFDPSVFTPAGPLRGMKRDLYEGGVRAPTLAWWPGHIAPGRISRHVAYLGDVMATLAELAGAPTPPATDSLSFLPELLGRAQKATPHLYFEFYEQGGKQAVRKGKWKAVRAGLGQGPIELYDLERDLGEAHDLAGEHPELVQEMAALMAEEHSPDPRWKVGGRPTPAPPPGHGVAPF, from the coding sequence ATGCCCTCCTTGCTGCGCTTCCGAGCCCTGGCCTTTGCAGGCGTGGGTCTCACGATTCTTTCGAGCTTGGCTGCATTTTCGGGGTGTGCCAGCGCGCGGCGGAGCGACACGAAGGCGGCCGCACCGCGCACGTCCGCCCCACGCAAACCGAACGTGGTCTTCGTGCTGGTCGACGACTTGGGCTACGGCCAGCTGGGGGCCTACGGACAAAAGCTCATCGCCACCCCGCACCTCGACCGCATGGCGGCCGAAGGCCTGAAATTCTCGGATTTTTACGCCGGCTCCGCCGTGTGCGCGCCGTCCCGGGCCGTGTTGATGACCGGGCGCCACACGGGGCACGTCTCGGTACGAGGCAACGCCCACCGGGAGATCCAACAGCTCAAACCGAGTGAGCCCACGGTGGCCGAGGTGATGAAGAGCGCAGGCTACGACACGGCGCTCGTGGGCAAGTGGGGCCTGGGTGAAGCCGGATCGGGGGCCACGCCCAACGATCGAGGATTCGATTTTTTTTACGGCTACTTGAACCAAGTTCACGCGCACAACTACTATCCCGAGTTTTTGTGGCGGAACGGCGCGCAGGAGAAGCTGCGCAACGAAGTCGAGCCCGCAAAGAACGCCTACGGCGACTTCCGTGGCGGTTATGCCACGAAGAAGGTCGATTGGACGCACGAGCTTTTCATGAACGAAGCCGAGCGTTGGATACGCGCTCACAAAGAGGGACCGTTCTTTCTCTACCTGTCCTTGACCGTGCCTCACGGCAACAACGAGGCCCGGGATGATCTCGGCGATGGGCAAGAGGTTCCCGACTACGGTCCTTACGCCGACCAACCCTGGCCGAACCCGCAAAAGGGCCACGCGGCCAGCATCACCCGGCTCGACGAGGACATGGGCAAGCTGCTGGCGCTCTTGGCCGCTCTGAAGATCGATGACGACACCCTGGTGATCTTCACCTCCGACAACGGACCTCACAACGAAGGGGGCTTCGACCCCTCTGTGTTCACGCCGGCCGGGCCCCTGCGCGGCATGAAGCGCGACCTTTACGAAGGCGGTGTGCGGGCGCCCACGCTCGCCTGGTGGCCTGGACACATCGCTCCCGGTCGCATCAGCCGGCACGTGGCGTACCTGGGTGATGTGATGGCCACCCTCGCCGAACTGGCGGGTGCGCCCACCCCCCCTGCCACCGACTCTCTCTCCTTCCTTCCAGAGCTCCTGGGGCGCGCGCAAAAGGCCACCCCACACCTTTATTTCGAGTTCTACGAGCAAGGGGGCAAACAGGCGGTGCGCAAGGGCAAGTGGAAAGCCGTGCGCGCCGGTCTCGGACAGGGGCCGATCGAGCTTTACGACCTCGAGCGAGATCTGGGCGAAGCCCACGACCTGGCCGGCGAGCATCCCGAGCTCGTCCAGGAGATGGCCGCCCTCATGGCCGAGGAGCACAGTCCTGACCCCCGGTGGAAGGTGGGAGGACGCCCTACGCCAGCTCCACCTCCCGGCCACGGT
- a CDS encoding universal stress protein produces the protein MSSARPVLVAVDLSEPNALALRQADMLARELGAPLFVVHALPELLAVHPLFPQLNLQDAFSLSELEPKAGAAIQRFVEEQTGRKTDSYHVLLGSGSAHHVIIEEAHHVHAGTIVLGASGGGLSSMLGRTVRRVVRHAPCDVLVVRPSPHGMVLAGTDFSEPSKPAVARAAEEAKRRHKPLGLVYSLDFIPPGVALPGVDVPMPSLSALDSVRAEMHHLLDEESAKVGAESLLREGPAAHGLAEAARERKAELVVVGTHGRTGLGRLALGSVAENVVESSPCSVLVVHPQPANAAA, from the coding sequence ATGTCGTCAGCACGCCCCGTTCTGGTTGCCGTGGATTTGAGTGAACCCAACGCCTTGGCGTTGCGCCAGGCCGACATGCTGGCGCGTGAGCTTGGGGCTCCGCTCTTCGTCGTTCACGCTTTGCCCGAGCTGCTCGCTGTGCACCCTCTGTTCCCGCAGCTGAACCTCCAGGATGCCTTTTCACTGTCGGAGCTCGAGCCGAAGGCCGGTGCGGCCATCCAAAGGTTCGTCGAGGAGCAAACCGGCCGCAAAACCGATTCGTACCACGTGCTCTTGGGGTCGGGCTCCGCCCACCACGTGATCATCGAAGAGGCTCATCACGTGCATGCGGGAACGATCGTGCTCGGGGCCAGCGGCGGGGGCCTGTCGTCGATGCTCGGCCGCACCGTACGTCGGGTGGTGCGGCACGCGCCGTGTGACGTGCTGGTGGTGCGCCCGTCGCCCCACGGCATGGTGCTTGCCGGCACCGACTTCTCCGAGCCCTCGAAGCCGGCCGTGGCGCGCGCGGCGGAGGAGGCCAAGCGTCGTCACAAGCCGCTGGGGCTCGTGTATTCGCTCGACTTCATCCCGCCGGGCGTGGCGTTGCCGGGTGTGGACGTGCCCATGCCGAGCCTGTCGGCGCTCGACAGCGTGAGGGCCGAGATGCACCACCTGCTCGACGAAGAGTCGGCCAAGGTGGGGGCCGAGAGCCTCTTGCGCGAGGGCCCCGCGGCGCATGGCCTGGCCGAGGCCGCCCGCGAGCGCAAGGCGGAGCTGGTGGTTGTGGGCACGCATGGACGCACGGGGCTTGGGCGCCTGGCCCTGGGAAGCGTGGCCGAAAACGTGGTCGAGTCCTCGCCCTGTTCGGTGTTGGTGGTTCACCCTCAGCCTGCAAACGCGGCCGCCTGA
- a CDS encoding prolyl oligopeptidase family serine peptidase: protein MNGRAGSDAPETETPPPKTPAPFGTWPSPFSPRWLTAAAVRLGFPTVNAGALYWVEGRPVEGGRSVLVRDDGTGPCALSPAPLDVRSRVHEYGGRAYAVAGPRVFVVDDKTQKVHALVPGEAARAVHPPGPWRFGDLEPDEGRNRLIAVGERAREGHEPENALVAIALDEGTVTVLATGHDFFACPRLSPDGTLVAYLAWDHPYMPWDAAQLFVARVGPGGGLEAPLHVAGDTTASVFGPTWSPEGRLAFAWERDGFWNLFVHSTEAPLRALTAGCQEYALPLWQLGMSTFGWFDEHTLAAACTENGRWRLERIDADTGVRTTLSTAFPAVAHLEARDGLAVAVAGGPATPPAIVRFDATGQVAVVRASHELGPDEAASVARPRALRFASTRGQHAHASYYPPHSATHEGEAGAKPPLIVMAHGGPTAASSAAFNPVIQFWTSRGFGVVDVDYRGSTGYGRGYREQLAGLWGLADVEDCVAAAQHLAAAGDVDPRRLAIRGSSAGGFTALAALTFHTTFAAGASLYGVADLEALTRDTHKFESRYLDGLIGPYPARADLYRERSPLFAVERLRAPVIFFQGLEDKVVPPSQAELMVNALRARAVPVSYVAFAGEQHGFRKAETIERVYREELAFYARVFGFPATDPATD, encoded by the coding sequence ATGAATGGTCGTGCTGGTTCGGACGCCCCGGAAACGGAGACGCCCCCCCCAAAGACCCCCGCGCCCTTCGGCACCTGGCCCTCTCCTTTTTCCCCGCGTTGGTTGACCGCGGCCGCCGTGCGTCTGGGCTTTCCCACGGTGAACGCAGGCGCGCTTTACTGGGTGGAAGGCCGCCCGGTGGAGGGGGGACGCAGCGTGCTGGTGCGCGACGACGGAACGGGCCCCTGCGCGCTTTCACCTGCGCCGCTCGACGTGCGTTCGCGGGTGCATGAATACGGGGGACGGGCCTATGCCGTGGCGGGGCCTCGCGTGTTCGTGGTCGACGACAAAACCCAAAAGGTCCACGCGCTCGTCCCGGGTGAGGCGGCACGGGCGGTACACCCGCCGGGGCCCTGGCGCTTCGGCGACCTCGAACCCGACGAGGGACGGAACCGCCTCATCGCGGTGGGCGAAAGGGCGCGCGAGGGACACGAACCCGAAAACGCCCTGGTCGCGATCGCGCTCGACGAGGGGACGGTGACGGTTTTGGCCACGGGGCATGACTTTTTCGCATGCCCCCGCCTGTCGCCCGATGGAACCCTCGTGGCCTACTTGGCCTGGGACCATCCGTACATGCCCTGGGACGCCGCCCAGCTCTTCGTGGCCCGCGTGGGCCCGGGAGGAGGCCTGGAGGCCCCCCTGCACGTGGCGGGCGACACGACAGCCTCGGTGTTCGGCCCCACGTGGTCACCCGAAGGCCGGCTGGCGTTCGCCTGGGAACGCGACGGGTTTTGGAACCTCTTCGTGCACAGCACGGAGGCGCCCCTGCGCGCGCTCACGGCGGGTTGCCAGGAATACGCGCTGCCGCTGTGGCAGCTCGGCATGAGCACCTTTGGTTGGTTCGACGAACACACCCTTGCGGCTGCGTGCACGGAGAACGGCCGCTGGCGCCTCGAGCGCATCGACGCGGACACCGGCGTCCGCACCACGCTGTCCACGGCGTTTCCGGCGGTGGCGCATCTCGAGGCCCGCGACGGGCTGGCCGTGGCCGTGGCCGGGGGCCCCGCAACGCCCCCCGCGATCGTGCGCTTCGATGCCACGGGGCAGGTGGCCGTGGTGCGGGCCTCACATGAGCTCGGGCCCGACGAAGCCGCCAGCGTCGCACGGCCCCGGGCTCTGCGCTTTGCGTCCACGCGGGGTCAGCACGCGCACGCCTCGTATTATCCACCGCACAGCGCCACTCACGAAGGCGAAGCCGGCGCCAAGCCCCCTCTCATCGTGATGGCACATGGCGGGCCCACGGCGGCCTCGAGCGCCGCGTTCAACCCAGTCATCCAGTTTTGGACGTCGCGGGGCTTTGGCGTGGTGGACGTCGATTACCGGGGCAGCACGGGCTACGGCCGGGGCTATCGCGAACAACTCGCGGGCCTGTGGGGGCTGGCCGATGTCGAGGACTGCGTGGCGGCCGCGCAGCACCTGGCCGCCGCCGGCGACGTGGACCCCCGGCGCCTGGCGATCCGGGGCAGCAGCGCCGGGGGCTTCACGGCGCTCGCCGCGCTCACCTTCCACACCACGTTTGCGGCAGGCGCCAGCCTCTACGGCGTGGCGGACCTCGAAGCCTTGACGCGTGACACGCACAAGTTCGAGTCGCGCTACCTCGACGGGCTCATCGGCCCCTATCCCGCGCGCGCCGATCTGTACCGCGAACGCTCGCCCCTCTTTGCCGTGGAGCGCTTGCGGGCACCGGTGATCTTCTTTCAAGGACTGGAAGACAAGGTGGTTCCCCCAAGCCAGGCCGAGCTCATGGTGAATGCCCTGCGCGCGCGCGCGGTGCCCGTGAGCTACGTGGCCTTCGCCGGTGAACAGCATGGCTTTCGCAAGGCCGAGACCATCGAGCGGGTGTACCGCGAAGAGCTCGCGTTTTACGCCCGTGTGTTCGGGTTTCCTGCGACGGATCCGGCTACGGATTAG
- a CDS encoding 2OG-Fe(II) oxygenase, with protein sequence MPPRSARTLLVVDRFAPQGRALRAAFDERFADPRKATGDRFVWDFWHVPGQYTTLRTPAYHYFPQRLYQAFHNHLVWWGRRVLGCHDVSPPWLSCYVEGCRQELHGDVPHGPWAFVYSLTPWETRRFRGGQTLLLRDEILDYWQGARSTGALEEPEVLQEIEPRMNRLVVFDPRIPHGVRRVEGTLDPREGRLVIHGWFVQPRPFVEGPLRAAALQSRIDGLSQILAPVLSGGLALTGMVSLRVDVAAAGQVSRVQVLSDNTRTARVDEPNRLALLRLVTRTLRAWSFPRMRGPARITLPLTFAG encoded by the coding sequence ATGCCTCCCCGATCGGCCCGCACCCTTCTCGTCGTCGACCGCTTCGCCCCCCAGGGCCGTGCCTTGCGGGCGGCCTTCGACGAGCGCTTCGCCGATCCGCGCAAAGCCACGGGCGACCGCTTCGTGTGGGACTTCTGGCACGTGCCCGGGCAGTACACCACGCTGCGCACGCCTGCGTACCACTACTTCCCGCAGCGGCTCTACCAGGCCTTCCACAACCATCTCGTGTGGTGGGGCCGGCGGGTGCTGGGCTGCCATGACGTCTCGCCCCCGTGGCTCTCCTGCTACGTCGAGGGCTGTCGCCAGGAGTTGCACGGAGACGTGCCGCACGGCCCTTGGGCGTTCGTGTATTCGCTCACCCCCTGGGAAACACGGCGCTTCCGGGGTGGCCAGACGCTGCTTTTGCGTGACGAGATCCTCGACTACTGGCAGGGTGCCCGTTCGACCGGTGCTCTCGAAGAGCCCGAGGTGCTGCAGGAGATCGAGCCCCGCATGAACCGGCTGGTGGTGTTCGATCCGCGCATCCCGCACGGCGTTCGGCGCGTCGAGGGCACGCTCGATCCTCGCGAGGGCCGCTTGGTGATTCACGGCTGGTTCGTCCAGCCGCGCCCCTTTGTCGAGGGGCCTTTGCGGGCGGCCGCTCTGCAGAGCCGCATCGATGGGCTGTCGCAGATCCTGGCGCCGGTGCTGTCCGGTGGCCTTGCGCTGACGGGCATGGTGAGCTTGCGCGTCGACGTGGCCGCCGCGGGGCAGGTGAGCCGGGTCCAGGTGCTTTCCGACAACACCCGCACCGCACGGGTCGACGAGCCCAACCGCCTCGCTCTTCTGCGCCTCGTCACGCGCACCCTGCGGGCCTGGTCGTTTCCGCGCATGCGCGGACCCGCCCGGATCACACTGCCCCTGACTTTTGCAGGATGA
- a CDS encoding metallophosphoesterase — protein MPRTLFIGDVHGCLDELQDLLAACGWSRQDQVVLVGDLTAKGPDSQGVVQLARERGFSAVLGNHDDHVLHMRDKDPREAKREHHAHVAASLRPEDLRWLADLPLTLTFDLDGGSYLAVHGGLVPGVPLQAQSRKELLNLRSLRADGSPSRRIEGTPWGAMWPGPAHAVYGHDAVRGLQQHPFATGLDTGCVYGNRLTALMVPGRVIKAVPARRVYSRIER, from the coding sequence ATGCCTCGAACCCTCTTCATTGGCGATGTCCATGGTTGCCTCGACGAATTGCAGGACCTGCTGGCCGCGTGTGGCTGGAGCCGGCAAGACCAGGTCGTGCTCGTGGGAGATCTCACGGCCAAGGGCCCAGATTCGCAAGGGGTGGTCCAGCTGGCCCGCGAGCGCGGCTTTTCGGCGGTCCTGGGCAACCACGACGACCACGTTTTGCACATGCGCGACAAGGACCCCCGCGAGGCGAAACGTGAACACCACGCCCATGTGGCCGCCTCGCTGCGCCCCGAGGATCTGCGATGGCTCGCGGACCTGCCGCTCACCCTCACCTTCGACCTGGACGGAGGCAGCTACCTGGCGGTGCACGGGGGCCTCGTGCCCGGCGTGCCTCTGCAAGCCCAATCGCGAAAAGAGCTGCTCAACCTGCGCAGCCTTCGCGCGGACGGCTCACCCTCGCGGCGGATCGAAGGCACCCCGTGGGGGGCGATGTGGCCCGGGCCCGCGCACGCGGTGTACGGGCACGACGCCGTGCGCGGGCTGCAGCAGCACCCCTTCGCCACCGGGCTCGACACGGGCTGCGTCTACGGAAACCGGCTGACCGCCCTGATGGTGCCGGGGCGAGTCATCAAGGCCGTTCCCGCCCGGCGTGTCTACAGCCGCATCGAACGGTGA
- a CDS encoding formylglycine-generating enzyme family protein, giving the protein MLLPRAFWLAALPFGVLGLGALAPACKKEAVPPPAPPPPPPAAVEAREAPKPPQGMVFIPPGRFAMGSDDEMFPDARPIHPVSLDGFFIDETEVTNTAFAAFVAATAYETIAERRPDPKDFPGVPPEALVPGSVAFHPPDHPVALDDHSQWWAYEAGVDWQHPEGPQSAIAERQDHPVVHVAWLDAQAYCAWAHKRLPTEAEWEYAARGGLAGKRFAWGDDPKEGGQWMANVWQGRFPSENTAEDGFARTAPVRRYKPNGYGLYDVAGNVWEWVQDYYRPDAYAHSPNQNPKGPNDSFDPNEPGMVKRVMRGGSYLCSDLYCVRYVVGSRGKGAEDTGSSHVGFRCARDL; this is encoded by the coding sequence ATGCTCCTTCCCCGCGCGTTCTGGCTCGCTGCCCTGCCCTTCGGGGTGCTGGGGCTGGGAGCGCTCGCCCCCGCCTGCAAAAAAGAGGCAGTCCCGCCGCCGGCCCCGCCGCCGCCTCCGCCCGCCGCTGTCGAGGCGCGCGAGGCTCCCAAGCCCCCGCAGGGCATGGTGTTCATTCCGCCCGGGCGCTTCGCGATGGGCTCCGACGACGAGATGTTTCCGGACGCGCGACCCATCCACCCGGTCAGCCTCGACGGCTTTTTCATCGACGAGACGGAGGTGACGAACACCGCCTTCGCCGCCTTCGTCGCGGCCACGGCCTACGAGACGATCGCCGAGCGGCGCCCCGATCCCAAGGACTTCCCTGGCGTGCCCCCGGAGGCCCTGGTGCCGGGCTCGGTCGCATTCCACCCCCCCGATCACCCCGTGGCGCTCGACGACCACAGCCAGTGGTGGGCCTACGAGGCCGGCGTGGACTGGCAGCACCCCGAGGGGCCCCAAAGCGCGATCGCCGAGCGGCAGGATCACCCCGTGGTGCACGTGGCGTGGCTCGACGCCCAGGCCTACTGCGCGTGGGCGCACAAGCGGCTTCCCACGGAAGCCGAGTGGGAATACGCCGCGCGCGGGGGGCTCGCGGGCAAGCGGTTCGCCTGGGGCGACGACCCCAAAGAAGGCGGCCAGTGGATGGCGAACGTCTGGCAGGGGCGCTTTCCTTCGGAAAACACCGCCGAGGACGGCTTCGCGCGCACGGCGCCCGTGCGGCGGTACAAACCCAACGGCTACGGCCTTTACGATGTGGCCGGCAACGTGTGGGAATGGGTGCAGGACTACTACCGACCCGATGCCTACGCGCACAGCCCCAACCAGAACCCGAAGGGCCCGAACGACAGCTTCGATCCCAACGAGCCCGGCATGGTCAAACGTGTGATGCGGGGCGGCTCGTACCTGTGCAGCGACCTCTATTGTGTGCGCTACGTGGTGGGATCGCGCGGCAAGGGTGCGGAGGACACGGGCTCGTCGCACGTGGGCTTCCGCTGCGCCCGCGATCTTTAG
- a CDS encoding NAD(P)/FAD-dependent oxidoreductase, with translation MRVQGPHVVIVGGGFGGLQAAKRLAKQHVRVTLVDRRNHHLFQPLLYQVATGGLSAAEIAMPIRKILHAHESVTVWLADVERVDPEARTLSFTDGRRLSYDYLVIAAGATHSYFGHDEWSSVAPGLKSVEDAFEIRRRVFQAFETAERLETPAERTPHLTFLVVGGGPTGVELAGAIAEIARNTLAGEFRIADPRAARVVLVEGLDRVLPTFPANLSASAKESLERIGVEVRLNTKVTSISEEGAVVNGNELLTARTVLWAAGVKASPLGAQLGAPLERNGQVKVEPTLQVPGRPEIFVVGDLASIETDGKRVPGVAQGALQMGRLAADNICRAINGKPLVPFRYHDKGNMATIGRSHAVAQIGRWHIKGTLAWLAWALVHLVTLIGFRNRMVTLVNWVWAYFTFQRSGRLIFQRNAPPHDVGVPASVPKVGVGPPGKPPPLPVPPAPPA, from the coding sequence ATGAGGGTGCAGGGGCCACACGTGGTGATCGTGGGCGGTGGGTTTGGAGGGTTGCAGGCCGCCAAGCGGCTGGCGAAGCAGCACGTGCGCGTGACGCTCGTCGATCGACGCAACCATCACTTGTTCCAACCGCTGCTCTACCAGGTAGCGACGGGAGGCCTTTCGGCGGCGGAGATCGCCATGCCGATTCGCAAGATCCTGCACGCCCACGAGAGCGTGACCGTGTGGCTGGCGGACGTCGAGCGGGTCGATCCCGAAGCCCGCACGCTCTCGTTCACCGATGGCCGTAGGCTCTCGTACGATTACCTCGTCATCGCCGCGGGCGCGACGCATAGCTATTTCGGCCACGACGAATGGTCATCCGTGGCGCCCGGGCTCAAGAGCGTGGAAGACGCCTTCGAGATTCGTCGGCGTGTGTTCCAAGCCTTCGAGACGGCCGAGCGGCTCGAGACCCCCGCCGAGCGCACACCCCACCTCACGTTTTTGGTGGTGGGCGGAGGCCCCACGGGCGTCGAGCTGGCCGGGGCCATCGCCGAGATTGCGCGCAACACCTTGGCGGGTGAGTTCCGCATCGCCGATCCCCGCGCCGCGCGCGTGGTTTTGGTGGAGGGACTCGATCGAGTTTTGCCGACGTTTCCTGCCAATCTCTCCGCGTCCGCCAAAGAGTCGCTCGAGCGCATCGGTGTGGAGGTGCGCTTGAACACCAAGGTGACGTCCATCTCGGAAGAAGGCGCCGTGGTGAATGGCAACGAGTTGCTGACCGCGCGGACGGTGCTCTGGGCCGCAGGCGTGAAGGCCTCGCCCTTGGGCGCCCAGCTCGGGGCGCCGCTCGAACGCAACGGTCAAGTGAAGGTCGAGCCCACGCTACAGGTGCCCGGGCGGCCCGAGATCTTCGTGGTGGGCGATCTGGCGAGCATCGAGACCGATGGCAAGAGAGTTCCCGGCGTGGCCCAGGGTGCGTTGCAGATGGGGCGCTTGGCGGCCGACAATATCTGCCGGGCCATCAACGGCAAGCCGCTCGTGCCCTTCCGTTATCACGACAAAGGCAACATGGCCACGATCGGACGCTCCCATGCGGTGGCGCAGATCGGCAGATGGCACATCAAGGGAACGCTGGCGTGGCTGGCATGGGCGCTCGTGCACCTCGTGACGCTCATCGGGTTTCGCAACCGCATGGTCACGCTGGTCAATTGGGTCTGGGCTTATTTCACCTTCCAAAGAAGCGGTCGGCTCATCTTTCAGCGCAACGCGCCCCCTCACGACGTGGGCGTGCCCGCAAGCGTTCCGAAGGTCGGCGTGGGCCCCCCCGGCAAACCGCCGCCGCTGCCCGTGCCGCCCGCACCGCCGGCTTGA